One stretch of Apis cerana isolate GH-2021 linkage group LG8, AcerK_1.0, whole genome shotgun sequence DNA includes these proteins:
- the LOC107997337 gene encoding GATA zinc finger domain-containing protein 14-like isoform X2, with the protein MANIISLSVVILSCIVLVHAEPATAVNSYPIIGESNGFEYNSNIINNGAYMADKEGHRENMDFYGGGNSGHLLTNSRSQGNLEESLTSNSYNGFSPSSHNTDFSTYSNTGNRENLASNSYFANNAAQSSFGSYTSSNSNGDSTFKTYTQGNDQTGSDLNQFSINKHKNLSYMKFSDNLTGATSAGNYPELGTENSSFREEYSGDSFRNHGSNDARFTDGADQIYNREVPNLFNSPNNDYSYRKHKDTTLNIGGSNKFMNDVYSFHPETRYVRGSHGNMGRDYSSSMILSNPGNNPFGNIRGNNGVYGKLNKYNKYLGNGKLATIKEGRPNSYFGGSLYLSKIVGGHKSKSNFMNSYPSTSSIPYSSIPNLHNSNSYADSPVLRRYRSNSYVPGHASSYYY; encoded by the exons ATGGCGAATATTATTTCGCTC AGTGTAGTAATCCTTAGTTGCATTGTACTGGTCCATGCGGAACCAGCAACAGCAGTTAACA GCTATCCCATTATAGGAGAAAGCAATGGTTTCGAGTATAATAGCAACATCATCAACAACGGTGCTTACATGGCTGATAAAGAAGGTCATAGAGAAAACATGGATTTTTACGGTGGAGGAAATAGTGGACATTTATTGACCAACAGCAGGAGTCAAGGAAATCTCGAAGAAAGTTTAACAAGCAATTCTTATAACGGATTTTCACCTAGTTCCCATAATACTGACTTCTCTACTTACTCTAATACTGGTAATCGTGAAAATCTTGCTTCGAATTcctattttgcaaataatgcTGCTCAATCCAGTTTTGGTAGTTACACGAGTAGCAACAGCAATGGAGATTCTACCTTCAAAACTTATACCCAAGGCAATGATCAGACCGGATCTGATTTAAATCAGTTCTCTATTAACAAACACAAGAATCTctcttatatgaaattttccgATAATTTAACTGGTGCTACTAGCGCAGGAAATTATCCTGAACTCGGTACAGAGAATTCTTCTTTCAGAGAAGAGTATTCTGGCGATTCTTTTAGAAATCATGGGTCTAATGATGCAAGATTCACGGATGGTGCTGATCAGATCTATAACAGAGAAGTTCCTAATCTATTTAATAGTCCTAACAATGATTATTCATATAGAAAACATAAAGATACTACACTTAATATAGGAGGAAGCAACAAATTTATGAATGATGTATATTCCTTTCATCCTGAAACTCGTTATGTGCGAGGAAGTCATGGAAACATGGGACGCGATTACAGTTCTTCAATGATTTTATCTAATCCTGGAAATAATCCTTTCGGCAATATTCGTGGAAATAACGGTgtttatggaaaattaaataaatataataaatatttag GTAATGGAAAATTGGCTACAATTAAAGAAGGCAGACCAAATAGTTATTTTGGTGGATCTTTATATCTTAGCAAAATTGTCGGAGGTCATAAAagtaaatcgaattttatgaattcataTCCTAGTACTTCATCGATACCGTACTCATCTATACCGAATTTACATAATAGTAACAGTTATGCTGATAGCCCTGTATTAAGAAGATATCGAAGCAATAGTTATGTACCAGGACATGCtagttcatattattattaa
- the LOC107997337 gene encoding GATA zinc finger domain-containing protein 14-like isoform X1: protein MANIISLSVVILSCIVLVHAEPATAVNSYPIIGESNGFEYNSNIINNGAYMADKEGHRENMDFYGGGNSGHLLTNSRSQGNLEESLTSNSYNGFSPSSHNTDFSTYSNTGNRENLASNSYFANNAAQSSFGSYTSSNSNGDSTFKTYTQGNDQTGSDLNQFSINKHKNLSYMKFSDNLTGATSAGNYPELGTENSSFREEYSGDSFRNHGSNDARFTDGADQIYNREVPNLFNSPNNDYSYRKHKDTTLNIGGSNKFMNDVYSFHPETRYVRGSHGNMGRDYSSSMILSNPGNNPFGNIRGNNGVYGKLNKYNKYLGDYISNGLNYFSKEQDIDYLFGNHGKGNGKLATIKEGRPNSYFGGSLYLSKIVGGHKSKSNFMNSYPSTSSIPYSSIPNLHNSNSYADSPVLRRYRSNSYVPGHASSYYY, encoded by the exons ATGGCGAATATTATTTCGCTC AGTGTAGTAATCCTTAGTTGCATTGTACTGGTCCATGCGGAACCAGCAACAGCAGTTAACA GCTATCCCATTATAGGAGAAAGCAATGGTTTCGAGTATAATAGCAACATCATCAACAACGGTGCTTACATGGCTGATAAAGAAGGTCATAGAGAAAACATGGATTTTTACGGTGGAGGAAATAGTGGACATTTATTGACCAACAGCAGGAGTCAAGGAAATCTCGAAGAAAGTTTAACAAGCAATTCTTATAACGGATTTTCACCTAGTTCCCATAATACTGACTTCTCTACTTACTCTAATACTGGTAATCGTGAAAATCTTGCTTCGAATTcctattttgcaaataatgcTGCTCAATCCAGTTTTGGTAGTTACACGAGTAGCAACAGCAATGGAGATTCTACCTTCAAAACTTATACCCAAGGCAATGATCAGACCGGATCTGATTTAAATCAGTTCTCTATTAACAAACACAAGAATCTctcttatatgaaattttccgATAATTTAACTGGTGCTACTAGCGCAGGAAATTATCCTGAACTCGGTACAGAGAATTCTTCTTTCAGAGAAGAGTATTCTGGCGATTCTTTTAGAAATCATGGGTCTAATGATGCAAGATTCACGGATGGTGCTGATCAGATCTATAACAGAGAAGTTCCTAATCTATTTAATAGTCCTAACAATGATTATTCATATAGAAAACATAAAGATACTACACTTAATATAGGAGGAAGCAACAAATTTATGAATGATGTATATTCCTTTCATCCTGAAACTCGTTATGTGCGAGGAAGTCATGGAAACATGGGACGCGATTACAGTTCTTCAATGATTTTATCTAATCCTGGAAATAATCCTTTCGGCAATATTCGTGGAAATAACGGTgtttatggaaaattaaataaatataataaatatttaggtgattatatttccaatggtttaaactatttttccaAGGAACaagatatcgattatttatttggtAATCATGGTAAAGGTAATGGAAAATTGGCTACAATTAAAGAAGGCAGACCAAATAGTTATTTTGGTGGATCTTTATATCTTAGCAAAATTGTCGGAGGTCATAAAagtaaatcgaattttatgaattcataTCCTAGTACTTCATCGATACCGTACTCATCTATACCGAATTTACATAATAGTAACAGTTATGCTGATAGCCCTGTATTAAGAAGATATCGAAGCAATAGTTATGTACCAGGACATGCtagttcatattattattaa